The Chloroflexota bacterium genome segment AGATGAAGCCCCGGGACCTCCCCGCAACCAGCTTTATCCGGCTTTCCCCCGAGTTGGGGGCCAGGAGATAGACCAGGTCCAGGCCGTTTTTCTCACAGGCCCTCCCCAGGTCCACTCCCTCCTCGGGGGGGAGGTCGGGGACAATCAACCCATCCACTCCACTTTCGGCACAGGCCCGGCAGAAAGCAGAGAGGCCGAAGTGAAAGACGGGATTGTAGTAGGTCATGAAGACAAGGGGCAGGGCTACTTTCCTACTGAGCCGTGAAGCTATCTCCAGGGCCAGCCTCGGGTTCATCCCCCGGGAGAGGGCCTGAAGGCTCGCCTCCTGGATGGTAACGCCATCGGCAAGGGGGTCGGAGAAAGGGATGCCCAGCTCCACCATGTCCGCCCCCCACTCCTCCAGACGCGGTACCACCTCCAGCGCTGTCTCCGGGGAGGGATAGCCCAGGGTGATGTAGGGGATGAGGGCCTTGCGGGAGGCAAAGGCCCTTTCAATACGGCTCATGGTGTCCTGCCGTCGGATACCTCACCCCCTGGCCCCCTCTCCACAGCCTGCTACTCTTGCCCCGACGGCATGCCGCCCAGGGCCTCGGCCACGATGTGGATGTCCTTGTCCCCCCGGCCCGAGAGGCAGACAAGGATGAGCCTGTCCGGGGAGAGCCTTTTGGCTATCCGGCAGGCATGGAAGAGGGCGTGGGCGGGCTCCAGGGCGGGGAGGATGCCCTCGGTCCGGCAGAGGAGCTGGAAGGCATCCAGCGCCTGGGCATCGCCCACGGCCACATACTTCACCCTGCCAGTGTCCTTGAGATAGCTGTGCTCAGGCCCCACCCCCGGGTAGTCCAGGCCAGGGGCGATGGAATGGGTGGATGAGACCTGGCCGTATTCATCCTGGAGTAGATAGGAGCGCGCTCCGTGGAGGGTCCCCACCTCCCCCTTGACCAGGGAGGCGGCGTGCCCCCCGCTCCTCAGGCCCTTCCCCGCCGCCTCCACCCCGATGAGGTTCACATCGTTGTCCTCAAGAAAGGGATAGAAGATGCCGATGGAGTTGGAGCCACCCCCCACACAGGCCACGATGTAGTCCGGCAGGCGGCCGTATTCTTTCTGCACCTGCTCGCGGCTCTCGCGGCCGATGACGCTCTGGAAGTCCCGGACCATCGTGGGGTAGGGGTGGGGCCCCACCACCGAGCCCAGGAGATAGTAGGCCTCCTGGACATGGGTCACCCAGTAGCGGATGGCCTCGTTGATGGCATCCTTGAGGGTCTTTGTGCCCGAGGCCACAGGTCGCACCTCCGCCCCAAGGAGCCTCATTCGGAAGACGTTGGCCGACTGGCGTTCTATGTCGTCCTCGCCCATGAAGACGAGGCACTTCAGGCCCATCTGGGCGCAGACGGCGGCGGTGGCCACCCCGTGCTGGCCGGCCCCTGTCTCGGCCACCACCAGTCTCTTGCCCAGCCGCCGGGCCAGGAGCGCCTGGCCCAGGGCGTTGTTTATCTTATGGGCGCCGGTATGGCAGAGGTCCTCCCGCTTGAGGAGGATTCTGCCCCCTCCCAGCCTTTCGGTGAGGGAGCGGGCAAAATAGAGGGGCGTGGGCCGGCCTGCATAGTCCCGGAGCAGGCCCTCCAGCTCCTGCCAGAAGGCGGGTTCCCTACGGGCCCGCGAGTACTCCCGCTCCAGCTCCTGGAGTGCGGGGATAAGCGTTTCGGGGACATAGCGGCCCCCATAGGGGCCAAAATAGCCCCTCCGGTCAGGTAAGGACACCCTCAGCCTCCATTACTGCCTTGAAGAAGGCTTTGAGCTTCTCCGGGTCCTTCTTCCCGGGCCGGGCCTCCACCCCGCTGGAGACATCCACCCCGTAGGGCCTGACCAGCTCTATGGCCCGGCGTACATTCTCAGGGTTGAGGCCCCCGGACAGGATGATAGGCCCGTACTTCCTGGCCTGGAGGGCTATTTCCCAGTCAAAAGTCCGGCCCGAGCCCCCCGCCACACCCGGGACATAGCTGTCCAGCAGGTAGGCCGCCAGCTGGTAGCGGGGGAGCTGAGAAAGGACCCCGTCATCCCGCACCCGGAAGGCCTTGACGACACGCGGAGAAAGCTCCTGACAGTATTCCGGGCTTTCCTCGCCGTGGAGCTGGGCCAGGTCCAGGTGACACCCTGCCATCACCTCTCTTACCCGGGCCAGGGGGGCATCCACAAAGACCCCCACCTTGGTCACCAGGGGGGGAAGGCGGGAGATGATGCGGGATGCCGTTTCCGGGTCTATCTGCCGGGGGCTGGAGGCGAAGACAAAGCCCAGGGCATACGCCCCGGCCTCCAGGGCCACAAGGGCGTCCTCCAGGCTGGTGATGCCGCAGATCTTAACCCTGACCACAAAGCTCCCTGAGCTTTTTTTCAGGGTCGGGGGCCAGGACCAGGGCCTCCCCCACCAGGAAGGCCCTCACCCCCGATTTCTTCAGGACTTCAATGTCCTTTTGACTCTTGATCCCGCTCTCGCTCACCACCAGGACCCCCTTCGGTATAAGGGGCAGGAGCCTGAGGGTCGTATTTATGTCAACCAAGAAGGTGTCCAGGTCCCGGTTGTTTATCCCTATAAGCCGGGCCCCCGCATTGAGGGCTGTCCTTACCTCCTCCCTCCGGTGCATCTCCACCAGGGAGGCCATTCCCAGGTTGTGGGCAAGGGCCATCAGCTCCGCGAGTAATCTTTCCCCCAGGGCTCCCGCGATGAAAAGGACAGCATCCGCCCCGCTGCCCCTGGCCTGGTAGAGCTGGTAGGGGTCCAAAAAGAAGCCCTTGGCCAGCACCGGGAGGGGGGTGGCCTCCCGGGCCCTGGCCAGGTCCTCAAAGCTACCCTTAAAGAACTCCGGCTCGGTGATGACGGAGAGGGCGACCGCCCCCGCCTGCCAGTAGGACCGGGCCAGGAGTGCGGGGTCCAGATGAGAACACAGGTCCCCCCGGGAAGGTGAAGCCCTCTTGATTTCAGCGATGATGGCTGTGCCTCCCCCCTTCAAAGCGGCGGCAAAGTCGCGGGGCGGCGAGGCCTTGAGAGCCAGGGCCTCCAGTTCCTTCTGGGGAAGATGGCTCTTTGCCTCCG includes the following:
- the trpB gene encoding tryptophan synthase subunit beta, which produces MSLPDRRGYFGPYGGRYVPETLIPALQELEREYSRARREPAFWQELEGLLRDYAGRPTPLYFARSLTERLGGGRILLKREDLCHTGAHKINNALGQALLARRLGKRLVVAETGAGQHGVATAAVCAQMGLKCLVFMGEDDIERQSANVFRMRLLGAEVRPVASGTKTLKDAINEAIRYWVTHVQEAYYLLGSVVGPHPYPTMVRDFQSVIGRESREQVQKEYGRLPDYIVACVGGGSNSIGIFYPFLEDNDVNLIGVEAAGKGLRSGGHAASLVKGEVGTLHGARSYLLQDEYGQVSSTHSIAPGLDYPGVGPEHSYLKDTGRVKYVAVGDAQALDAFQLLCRTEGILPALEPAHALFHACRIAKRLSPDRLILVCLSGRGDKDIHIVAEALGGMPSGQE
- the trpA gene encoding tryptophan synthase subunit alpha yields the protein MSRIERAFASRKALIPYITLGYPSPETALEVVPRLEEWGADMVELGIPFSDPLADGVTIQEASLQALSRGMNPRLALEIASRLSRKVALPLVFMTYYNPVFHFGLSAFCRACAESGVDGLIVPDLPPEEGVDLGRACEKNGLDLVYLLAPNSGESRIKLVAGRSRGFIYLVSLTGVTGPREALPKGLEAFVKRVRRETSLPLAVGFGIAGPEQAKRVARVADGVIVGSRIVQLIKDDPGLGKLGEFVRGLREALDSAI
- a CDS encoding phosphoribosylanthranilate isomerase, encoding MVRVKICGITSLEDALVALEAGAYALGFVFASSPRQIDPETASRIISRLPPLVTKVGVFVDAPLARVREVMAGCHLDLAQLHGEESPEYCQELSPRVVKAFRVRDDGVLSQLPRYQLAAYLLDSYVPGVAGGSGRTFDWEIALQARKYGPIILSGGLNPENVRRAIELVRPYGVDVSSGVEARPGKKDPEKLKAFFKAVMEAEGVLT
- the trpC gene encoding indole-3-glycerol phosphate synthase TrpC produces the protein MILEDILRSTRRRLAEAKSHLPQKELEALALKASPPRDFAAALKGGGTAIIAEIKRASPSRGDLCSHLDPALLARSYWQAGAVALSVITEPEFFKGSFEDLARAREATPLPVLAKGFFLDPYQLYQARGSGADAVLFIAGALGERLLAELMALAHNLGMASLVEMHRREEVRTALNAGARLIGINNRDLDTFLVDINTTLRLLPLIPKGVLVVSESGIKSQKDIEVLKKSGVRAFLVGEALVLAPDPEKKLRELCGQG